The Lolium perenne isolate Kyuss_39 chromosome 6, Kyuss_2.0, whole genome shotgun sequence genome segment AATCTCTTTGAGTAATGAAGTAAAGAGCGGTACGCATCGATTGATGCTGAGGCTAGGCAGGTTCTTTACGGAAGAAAGAATGATATGGGAGCTAGAGGAGGAAGATATCCCCGCGATAACCATTGAATGTTGGCAGATTTTCCACAAAGATCGGTCGAAACAAACTTCGGTGAAGATCAAGCTTCCATGTTGGTTGTTTGTTGCTGGCACATGGGATCCCAAGTCCCAACTAACTATCAGGTAGTAGTTTTCACCACAGCTGTATCAAACGGAAATTTTTGCTGGTAAGATGTTGTCGTCCATGTTCGGAGATCTTTGCCTGCCTCCTCCATGCTAATATCGCCATCGCTGACTTTACTTTTGGCTTCACACGAAAGAGACGTACTAGTGTGGCCTGGCCGTGGCCGGCCTGCCTGCCATGCCCTTGGGCCCTGGCCCAAGCTATCAGCAATGTTGATGGGGCCCACCGCTAGCTACACACCGATGGCCCATGTAACCACCAGTTAAGCTGTAGGACGATGGACTAGGAAAGCTACTGATCCCAGCGATAAGTTTTTTGGTCTGTGCCGAAACTAGAGATGTCGGCGTCTTGGATAAAACAAAGTGTGCCAGTATGAATTTCTGGAAAAAGAACATGCCGTGtgaaagagagaaaaaaagaGTGAGCGCGCAAATGGGAAATTTCTTGGTTTATTTTTTTTATTAATATCAGTTGATCGGGTTCTATTCAGGTAAGCTgctgcagtgctttaccatgtgttGTCCACCGAAGATAGAGCGTGAGAAGTCGATAGTTCTCAAGTCGATTATATCGGCAATGTTTTTGACTGCCATTTGATTATTCTCACGGAGGCAATTAGCATTGACATTACCCATGGTTACTGGTGGTAGTCACAGGAGATTTATGGATAaaatttgaattgaaactctggaAATTTCTGAATATTCTCGGATACCCATCCGTCGACGTACCTAGGTTAGTTCAGCGACGAGGGGGAGGAGTAAGTCACGAATTTTTTGCCAAGATGTCAATTTACCGGAGAGAGCAGAGAAATCCGATAGCTGGACAATATAACAACCGTGGTAATTCAACCGGTAACCAAATCCCTGGATCTGGATACGGACTCACCCTTGATTACTGACAGCGAGTTTTTCGAAATACAGAATACGCTGGGCGCGTCGGCACCTTGCCCGGGCGGTTACTTTCAGCTTGCTCCCGATGCTCCACCGTGTCCGCACTCTGGAAGAACAGCAGCGACGGGCACGAAATTACGCGCCAAGCTAAGCTTAGAAAACCTCAACTACAGTAAAGTGAGAATTCCAGGCGCGTGTGAGCACTTGAGATCGAGGAAAACGTCGCCTTCCTGTGTCCACCGTGAGTAGTGGCACCGCGCTTATAAAACGGGAAGGGCGACACAACGCCACCCAAACCGCCGCACTCAGCCTCATCTCCGACGAGAAACCAAGCAACACCAAACATGGCTTACCCGTCCGTCTCTCCACCCACCGGCGCTGGCGCCGACGCGGCCTCGGGCTGCAGGGCTTCCAAGCTCAGCTGCCTCTGCTCGCCGACCAACCACCCGGGCTCCTTCCGGTGCAGCCGCCACCGGACGCCCCGCGCGCGGCCACTGCCGTCATCCGTCTTCGTCCGCGCCTCGCAGAAGCAGGCCGCGGTGCCGGGGATGAtgaagagcggcggcggcggcgtcgcggGAAGCATCAGGGCGACGAGCAATTGTCGGCCCGTCTTGCGCTCGCACCTGCAGCGGCTGCTGGCCAGCCCGCCACCGTCGTCCGGCGGCCGCTGCCGCGAGTTTAAGCCCCGCCTGTCCAGGCTGGgccgcctcgccgccgccagCTCGTGACGCCGGCACCGGCCGGTTCCGCTGCCTCGCCCGTAGCTGATCACGGTGGTGGACAGTGCGCCTCTATTTTGCGCGCACGCACGCATGCACTGATCACTGATGCGCCGGCCATGGCACTCGCAGCTAGCTAGGACTGGGTACTACTCTCGATCAAATGTTTTGTTAGTACTATCGATGATATGAGCACTACTGGTGTACCGATTCTGAACATGCTTCTTGTGAATTTTACCCCAAGATGAATGAAACAGCCTAATTTGTGCTAATCTAACCTTCTGACCTGCATCTTTGTGCTGCTCTGAGGATTTTACTGATGGACGTGAATGGTACAATACAACAACCTCTAGGTTTCTTCTTACACCAGAAATTCCTACTTGCTCTATGCCTCCGAGAATCGAGATGAGGTTACCTTGCTCGTGTTAATTCCCTTGCAGAAATGTTTCGTCTAAAAAAACATGTTCCTCCCTGCAAAACGAAATTTAAAAAAACATTTTTTTTATCTTTGTGCTCTCGCAAAAAATCTTTTCTTCATCTTTGATGCGCTAGTTTAAAAAAATGATTACTTTTGTTTCGCTTTGGTCCACAGAGATGCAGTTAAGTTCACTCACGGGGGACCCATGAGACCAAACTGATCGGAAAGCAACCTTCTTTATGTGGTGTCCGCGTGTGGGCTTCAGTTTTGTTTACTAGTCGGACCTGATGTTTCCAGATGATTTTGCCCGCCTTAATTAGGTGTGACTCGGTTAAGTTAAGTTTCTCGGCATTTTCCACTGCCTTGAGCAAACGCGGTGTACACGCTGCTAGAATATTCTTGGCCGTATCTAATGTCGACTAATACCTCTCCCACCAAGTTTTCCAAGTTAGATCCAAAGAGAACTGGTTCACAGTGGCTCTTCTAGAATCGGATGACAGAGCTTTGACGAACTGGGAAAAATATTCCCCTtctaagtaaaaaaaaaaaagaaaagaagatcACCCACTCTCTTTTTTCAAGCAGGATTCTCCACATTTCATTAAGAGGCATTTTGTGATACCATTAAATAATCATAGACATTTATTTTAGTCAAGCTAATGGCCTCGAGCTGTTTATACTTGTGGCAAAAAGATGCTACTGCTTAATAATTTCGGAATGAGAACTTTTTTTCTGGTGTAacaagatttttttttaaataaatggttgtgtgcatcattttgatgatGCAGGCCTGGGTGATTCCTCCATTTCAAAAAAGTGTTCCTACTGCTCACCTCCTAAACTACACGAGGCAAAATCCCGCACGTTCAGAAACAAGCTGAAGAGAGGCCATTCACTTTCATCCCCAAGACCACCGCGTGACGCCATGGTACGACCGTGCTGCCGCTGAGCATTGCCACCTGGTGTTGTTCGAATTCGTCAGTACATCTTCCCGATAGTGGTTTTATTACTTTATTTATTGGGCAAGTTTTGGAGGTTGTTATTTGTTACTTGTAACATAAAAAGTCAACCAAGCAACTAGTGAGTCTACACGTGACAACAACTTACTAATTTTGTCTCTGAATTAGCATTGTAATCTTGCATGAAACCAGA includes the following:
- the LOC127309144 gene encoding uncharacterized protein: MAYPSVSPPTGAGADAASGCRASKLSCLCSPTNHPGSFRCSRHRTPRARPLPSSVFVRASQKQAAVPGMMKSGGGGVAGSIRATSNCRPVLRSHLQRLLASPPPSSGGRCREFKPRLSRLGRLAAASS